One genomic window of Parabacteroides pacaensis includes the following:
- a CDS encoding FHA domain-containing protein — protein sequence MSSNKTIIPGMENAYTEHSPNFGKPGIQAQDGTCIPNPFGTEPTSMPNQKPVVGFLYSISKSSSGEFWPLRIGSNSIGRSTDCDVCLSEATVSEQHAVLVVRQMKNPEKIIASICDARSTCGTMINGESLGFNQRECFNGDIITIGEHYDLFFILIDAKQIGLNVCREFIPTQSTVHGYNRQHSNSNPYAAPSVNHFTQNYEVENTDPQSGTVGFDESENKPATKSGGTIFM from the coding sequence ATGAGCAGTAATAAAACTATTATCCCAGGGATGGAAAATGCTTATACAGAACATTCTCCTAATTTCGGAAAACCGGGAATACAGGCACAGGATGGAACTTGTATACCAAATCCCTTTGGAACAGAACCAACAAGTATGCCCAACCAGAAACCAGTTGTAGGTTTTTTGTATTCTATTTCAAAATCCAGTTCCGGTGAATTCTGGCCGTTACGAATTGGATCAAATAGTATTGGGCGTTCTACAGATTGTGATGTTTGTCTAAGTGAAGCAACGGTATCGGAACAACATGCGGTACTTGTTGTAAGGCAGATGAAAAATCCGGAAAAGATAATTGCTTCGATTTGTGATGCACGTTCCACTTGCGGTACTATGATTAATGGTGAAAGCCTCGGATTCAATCAAAGAGAATGTTTTAACGGTGACATTATTACCATTGGTGAACATTATGACCTATTCTTTATATTAATAGACGCAAAACAAATCGGTTTGAATGTTTGCCGGGAGTTTATACCTACACAATCAACGGTTCATGGCTACAATCGTCAGCATTCCAATAGCAATCCATACGCAGCTCCGTCTGTTAACCATTTTACTCAAAACTATGAAGTTGAAAATACGGATCCGCAAAGTGGAACTGTTGGGTTTGATGAATCAGAGAATAAACCTGCAACAAAATCCGGTGGAACAATATTTATGTAA
- a CDS encoding UpxY family transcription antiterminator — translation MSTDNKELNFSEKAFVNVTSDREAHPKRWIAILVQTCTEKKVGQRLDKLGIENYIPTQIEVHQWSDRKKKIERVVIPMVVFVKADNETEKTLRTYSFVYKFVSYPGQRTAATIPHEQIEKLKFMLDHAESKVEINDLTFEIGEEIEIVRGPLKGFCGELYYFEKEKPMIGIHIELLGYACVDINKADVKSKNK, via the coding sequence ATGAGCACGGATAATAAAGAACTCAATTTTTCTGAAAAAGCGTTTGTCAATGTGACAAGCGACCGCGAAGCGCATCCTAAACGTTGGATAGCCATCCTTGTTCAGACGTGTACAGAAAAAAAGGTAGGGCAACGATTGGACAAACTCGGTATTGAAAATTATATTCCTACTCAAATAGAGGTCCATCAATGGAGCGACCGTAAAAAGAAGATTGAAAGAGTAGTAATCCCTATGGTAGTTTTTGTCAAAGCTGACAATGAAACAGAAAAGACACTGAGAACTTATTCTTTTGTTTACAAATTCGTTTCTTATCCTGGTCAAAGAACAGCAGCTACAATTCCTCATGAACAAATAGAAAAGCTGAAATTTATGCTGGATCATGCCGAATCCAAAGTTGAAATAAATGATTTGACTTTTGAGATTGGTGAGGAAATTGAAATTGTTCGTGGTCCTTTAAAAGGTTTTTGTGGTGAGTTATATTACTTTGAAAAAGAAAAACCGATGATAGGAATACACATAGAACTATTAGGCTATGCCTGCGTGGATATAAACAAGGCTGATGTAAAAAGTAAAAACAAATAA
- a CDS encoding recombinase family protein — translation MVAAYLRVSTDKQTVLNQEGEIQRFCKSRNIVVTDWIMETVSGTKSEDDRQLGRLLRKLKTGDTLIVTEVSRLSRKMINILNIIYKCIEDGITVLSIKEGYTFDDSINSQVLAFSFGLSAEIERKLISQRTREALAQRKAAGVVLGRPRGSFYLRGKKKEIDALRKSGKSYRIIGNKYNVSRETVRRYYLRRYD, via the coding sequence ATGGTTGCAGCCTATTTGAGAGTGAGTACCGACAAACAAACTGTTTTAAACCAGGAGGGAGAAATACAACGTTTTTGTAAAAGCAGGAACATTGTAGTGACCGACTGGATTATGGAAACTGTAAGCGGGACAAAAAGTGAGGATGACAGGCAGTTGGGGCGTTTGCTCCGCAAGTTAAAAACTGGAGATACTTTGATAGTGACAGAAGTCTCCCGGCTGAGTAGGAAAATGATTAATATCCTGAATATAATTTATAAATGTATTGAGGATGGCATTACAGTGCTAAGTATAAAAGAAGGGTATACTTTCGACGACTCGATCAATAGTCAAGTGTTAGCATTTAGTTTTGGCCTATCGGCAGAAATAGAGCGTAAACTTATCTCGCAACGTACCCGGGAAGCATTGGCACAGCGAAAAGCCGCCGGAGTAGTTTTAGGTCGGCCTCGCGGTTCTTTTTATCTCCGGGGAAAGAAAAAAGAGATTGATGCGTTACGTAAAAGCGGGAAGAGTTATCGTATTATCGGAAACAAATATAATGTGTCGCGTGAGACGGTAAGGCGTTATTATCTCCGAAGGTATGATTGA
- a CDS encoding NAD(P)/FAD-dependent oxidoreductase produces the protein MMEYEFEKQLKKLERAGICRRDFMKILASMGFLTITGTQKAKAFSSKAKGKIVIIGGGAAGLTTAARLMNWLEEPDITLLDPSDRQYYQPGFTLIASGVYSPEEVYKPQASCIPEGVKWIKDEAIAVDPIWNQITTRNNGKITYDFLVLTPGLQMNFNKVEGITRETLGEGNAHCIYDFEGAKRTWKAMQEFAKKGGHGVYTDTYTKLKCGGAPKKICLLTEAYSRKQNTREKLTLDYISASKELYDVPFYTPRLEEIYKERNISISLHHRLTGIDTASKKVMFNKIEKTTKEVKDEESGKVSVVEDTKTTPIIMDYDFLHFTPPMSAPDFIRDAGLGWTEGKLAADSWVMADKETLIHKKYNNIVCLGDCAGIPTSKTSAAIRKQAPIAAKNLISLMEGKEPTEKYDGYAACPIVTEYGKVLLCEFDYDKKPLPSLPFVDQSKEQWAAWILKVYFLKPMYFYGMLNGYM, from the coding sequence ATTATGGAATATGAATTTGAAAAACAATTAAAGAAGCTTGAGCGTGCGGGGATTTGTCGGCGTGACTTCATGAAGATTTTAGCTTCAATGGGATTTCTCACAATTACCGGTACTCAAAAAGCAAAAGCATTTTCTAGTAAAGCAAAAGGTAAAATTGTAATTATAGGTGGTGGTGCAGCAGGATTAACAACAGCAGCCAGATTAATGAATTGGTTGGAAGAACCGGATATTACTCTGCTCGACCCTAGTGATCGGCAATATTACCAGCCAGGTTTTACCTTAATAGCATCAGGGGTATATTCGCCTGAAGAAGTATATAAACCTCAGGCTTCGTGTATTCCGGAAGGTGTAAAATGGATAAAAGATGAAGCTATTGCGGTAGATCCTATATGGAATCAAATAACTACCCGGAATAATGGGAAAATTACTTATGATTTTCTAGTGCTGACTCCTGGATTGCAAATGAATTTTAACAAAGTAGAGGGCATTACCAGAGAAACATTAGGAGAAGGAAACGCACATTGTATTTACGATTTTGAAGGCGCTAAACGCACTTGGAAAGCAATGCAAGAGTTTGCAAAAAAAGGAGGACATGGCGTATATACGGATACATATACTAAATTGAAATGCGGTGGTGCTCCTAAAAAAATATGTTTACTTACAGAAGCTTATTCTCGTAAACAAAATACGCGAGAAAAACTTACATTAGATTACATAAGTGCATCTAAAGAATTATATGATGTTCCGTTCTATACCCCCCGGTTAGAGGAAATATACAAAGAACGTAATATTTCTATTTCCCTTCACCACCGGTTAACAGGAATAGATACAGCTTCTAAAAAAGTGATGTTTAATAAGATAGAAAAAACAACCAAGGAAGTAAAAGACGAAGAATCTGGCAAAGTATCTGTAGTAGAGGATACTAAAACAACACCGATTATAATGGATTATGATTTCCTTCATTTTACTCCGCCCATGTCTGCTCCGGACTTTATCCGGGATGCTGGATTAGGATGGACAGAAGGCAAATTGGCTGCAGACAGTTGGGTGATGGCTGATAAGGAAACATTGATTCACAAAAAATATAACAATATCGTTTGTTTAGGCGATTGCGCCGGTATTCCGACTAGCAAGACTTCGGCTGCAATTAGAAAACAAGCTCCCATAGCTGCTAAAAACCTCATATCTTTGATGGAAGGTAAAGAGCCAACGGAGAAATATGACGGATATGCGGCTTGTCCTATTGTAACCGAATATGGTAAAGTATTACTTTGTGAATTCGATTATGATAAAAAACCGTTACCCAGTCTTCCTTTTGTAGATCAATCAAAAGAACAATGGGCAGCATGGATATTAAAAGTATATTTCTTGAAACCTATGTACTTTTATGGAATGCTAAACGGTTATATGTAA
- a CDS encoding S41 family peptidase, translating to MKKMILRLLSLFCLLMITNQLVYSQHPSINQDAKKLSMALYAVASLYVDTVNSEKLTEDAIRGMLEKLDPHSNYLDKEETKELTEPLQGNFDGIGIQFNMLTDTLYVIQVIPGGPSEKVGLMAGDRIIMVNDTLIAGVKMRTNDIMKRLRGPKNTEVNVKVLRQGTPDLIGFKIIRGKIPVTSLDASYMADKTTGYIKLNRFAATSIEEFREALEKLNKQGMKNLILDLQSNGGGYLNAAIDLADEFLSKDKLIVYTEGNKQRREEATSTAKGNFEEGRLVILIDESSASASEIVSGAIQDWDRGILIGRRSFGKGLVQKPIPMPDGSMIRLTVARYYTPTGRCIQKPYESGNKEQYNMDIINRFDHGELMHADSIHFADSLKYNTLLNNRIVYGGGGIMPDIFVPLDTTRTTKYHRELVAKGVIYRTSMNYIDQHRNELKKAYPTIEKFKSKFSVNTEILDNLRKLAEEEKIEFDEGQFNLSKSLIMLQLKALIARDLFDMNEYFIIINDINESYQKALQIINDSKEYNKILEK from the coding sequence ATGAAAAAAATGATTCTTCGCCTGTTATCATTATTTTGCTTATTAATGATAACAAATCAATTGGTATATTCCCAACATCCATCTATTAATCAAGATGCTAAAAAGTTATCCATGGCTTTATATGCAGTAGCCAGTTTATACGTAGATACGGTAAATAGCGAAAAGTTAACTGAAGATGCTATCCGAGGCATGTTGGAAAAGCTGGATCCTCATTCTAATTATTTGGATAAAGAAGAGACAAAAGAACTTACGGAACCTCTTCAAGGTAATTTTGACGGGATTGGAATACAGTTTAATATGTTAACTGATACTTTATATGTTATCCAGGTAATTCCCGGTGGTCCTAGTGAAAAAGTCGGATTAATGGCAGGCGACCGTATCATTATGGTAAATGATACTCTTATTGCCGGTGTAAAAATGAGGACTAACGATATTATGAAACGTTTACGTGGTCCTAAAAATACAGAAGTGAACGTAAAAGTATTACGTCAAGGAACACCGGATCTGATAGGGTTCAAAATTATCCGAGGTAAAATTCCTGTAACTAGCTTGGATGCTTCATATATGGCTGATAAGACAACCGGGTACATTAAATTAAACCGTTTTGCTGCGACCTCTATAGAAGAATTCCGGGAAGCACTTGAAAAATTAAACAAACAAGGAATGAAAAACTTAATTCTCGATTTGCAATCCAATGGAGGCGGTTATCTAAATGCAGCGATTGACTTAGCAGACGAGTTTCTAAGCAAGGATAAGTTAATTGTTTATACGGAAGGGAACAAACAACGACGAGAAGAAGCTACTTCTACAGCTAAAGGAAACTTTGAAGAAGGACGTTTGGTTATTCTTATCGACGAATCATCCGCCAGTGCAAGTGAAATTGTTTCCGGAGCTATCCAAGACTGGGATCGAGGCATATTAATAGGACGACGTTCATTCGGCAAGGGCTTAGTACAAAAGCCTATCCCTATGCCGGACGGAAGCATGATCCGTTTAACGGTAGCACGTTATTACACTCCAACCGGCCGTTGTATCCAGAAGCCTTATGAAAGCGGAAACAAAGAACAATATAATATGGATATAATCAATCGGTTCGACCATGGAGAATTAATGCATGCAGATAGTATTCATTTTGCAGATTCTCTAAAATATAACACTTTGCTAAATAATCGGATAGTATATGGCGGCGGAGGTATTATGCCGGATATTTTTGTTCCCTTAGATACTACCCGGACGACAAAATATCATAGAGAATTAGTAGCTAAAGGAGTAATCTATCGTACAAGTATGAATTATATCGACCAACATCGGAACGAATTAAAAAAAGCATATCCTACTATTGAGAAATTTAAAAGTAAATTCTCTGTGAACACTGAAATATTGGATAATCTGCGAAAGCTGGCAGAGGAAGAAAAGATTGAATTTGATGAAGGACAATTCAATTTATCTAAATCGTTAATCATGCTACAATTAAAAGCACTTATTGCCCGTGATTTATTTGATATGAATGAATACTTTATTATTATAAACGATATAAACGAATCCTATCAAAAGGCACTTCAAATTATTAACGACTCAAAAGAATACAATAAAATATTGGAGAAATAA
- a CDS encoding DNA topoisomerase IV subunit B: MDELNSTIGQPTAYTDDDIKTLDWMEHIRRRPGMYIGKLGDGTYADDGIYVLLKEVLDNSIDEYMMGYGKSIEVTIENGEVSVRDYGRGIPLGKVVDVSSKMNTGAKYDSKAFKKSVGLNGVGIKAVNALSSHFVVTSYRDGECKQVEYNKAIVRKESKIVSSDQPNGTLISFVPDIEIFKEYHYKEEYVENLLKNYVFLNSGLAIFFNGKKFYSRNGLVDLLNENMTTDPLYPIIHLKGEDIEVVITHSNQYGEEYYSFVNGQHTTQGGTHLTAFREAVPRVVKEYYAKNFEYADIRSGIVAAISIKVEEPVFESQTKTKLGSKDIGPEGPSVGKFIGDFIKRELDNYLHKNAEVSEVLLKKILESEKERKAIAGVTKLARERAKKANLHNKKLRDCRIHLNDPKGDRTEESCIFITEGDSASGSITKSRDPNLQAVFSLRGKPLNSYGLTKKVVYENEEFNLLQAALNIEDGLEGLRYNKIIIATDADVDGMHIRLLLITFFLQFFPDLIKRNHVYILQTPLFRVRNKQKTYYCYSEEERLKAIKELGPKAEITRFKGLGEISPDEFKNFIGKDIRLDQVSMKKEDLVKEMLEFYMGKNTMERQNFIIDNLIIEEDVA; encoded by the coding sequence ATGGATGAACTGAATTCAACAATAGGACAACCTACTGCCTATACCGACGATGATATCAAAACGCTAGACTGGATGGAACACATCCGTCGACGTCCTGGCATGTATATCGGAAAATTAGGTGACGGTACCTATGCTGACGACGGAATTTATGTGTTGTTGAAAGAGGTGTTAGATAACTCCATCGATGAATATATGATGGGATATGGCAAATCCATTGAGGTAACTATAGAAAATGGAGAAGTAAGTGTCCGGGACTACGGACGCGGAATTCCTTTAGGAAAAGTAGTAGATGTTTCCAGTAAAATGAATACCGGAGCAAAATATGACTCTAAAGCTTTCAAAAAGTCGGTAGGACTCAATGGTGTCGGTATTAAAGCGGTCAATGCGCTTTCTTCCCATTTCGTAGTAACAAGTTACCGGGATGGAGAATGCAAGCAAGTTGAATATAATAAAGCAATTGTCCGTAAAGAATCAAAAATTGTTTCTTCCGACCAACCGAATGGTACATTAATAAGTTTTGTTCCTGATATTGAAATATTCAAAGAGTATCATTACAAAGAAGAATATGTTGAAAACTTGTTGAAAAACTATGTATTTTTGAACTCAGGACTTGCTATTTTCTTTAATGGCAAAAAATTCTATTCTCGAAATGGATTAGTGGATTTATTGAACGAGAATATGACTACAGACCCTCTTTATCCTATTATCCATTTGAAAGGCGAGGATATTGAAGTGGTTATTACACATAGTAATCAGTATGGGGAAGAATATTATTCGTTTGTAAACGGGCAACATACAACGCAAGGAGGTACACATTTAACAGCATTCAGAGAAGCTGTTCCCCGGGTAGTGAAGGAATATTATGCCAAGAATTTCGAATATGCAGATATCCGGAGCGGAATTGTTGCTGCTATTAGCATTAAAGTAGAAGAGCCTGTTTTCGAATCGCAAACAAAAACGAAACTCGGTTCAAAAGATATTGGTCCGGAAGGTCCCTCTGTCGGTAAATTCATAGGAGATTTTATTAAGCGGGAACTAGACAATTATCTTCATAAGAATGCGGAGGTTTCGGAAGTGCTTCTTAAAAAAATCTTGGAATCGGAAAAAGAGCGTAAAGCTATAGCAGGAGTTACTAAATTAGCTCGTGAACGGGCTAAAAAAGCCAACCTACATAATAAGAAGTTACGCGATTGCCGTATTCACTTAAATGATCCGAAAGGAGACCGTACGGAAGAAAGCTGTATTTTTATTACAGAAGGTGATTCTGCTAGCGGATCCATTACCAAAAGCCGTGATCCGAATTTGCAAGCTGTATTTAGTTTACGGGGTAAACCTCTTAATTCTTATGGGCTAACCAAAAAGGTTGTTTATGAAAATGAAGAATTTAATCTGTTACAAGCAGCTTTAAATATAGAAGACGGGCTGGAAGGATTGCGGTATAATAAAATTATTATTGCCACAGATGCCGATGTCGACGGCATGCATATCCGGTTATTATTAATCACTTTTTTCTTACAGTTTTTCCCGGATCTCATTAAACGTAATCATGTTTATATTCTTCAAACTCCTCTGTTTCGTGTTCGTAATAAACAAAAAACTTATTATTGTTACTCAGAAGAAGAACGATTGAAAGCGATTAAAGAGTTGGGTCCGAAAGCAGAAATTACTCGTTTTAAAGGGCTCGGAGAAATTTCACCTGACGAGTTCAAGAATTTCATTGGAAAAGATATCCGGCTAGATCAAGTGTCGATGAAAAAGGAGGATTTAGTAAAAGAAATGCTTGAATTTTACATGGGTAAGAATACAATGGAACGCCAAAACTTTATTATAGATAATTTAATTATAGAAGAAGACGTTGCATAG
- a CDS encoding serine/threonine protein kinase, with amino-acid sequence MLIRKLQGQLEKQNGIYYEYDADVTPIGEGGMGVVYYGFRVDERTGARTEVAIKALHDDLPEEVYARAEREASIQLRHDNLVEMLGLISIFETNRWGESIYHHYVISEFLHGIELSDLLVGRFNNKANEDNTFARELYNNYLINRESTSLEIIRHILSGVLALHDKGYIHRDIDPSNIMVTNDGCIKLIDFGIAKNLKSLGSRDKLMTAAGKFIGKAEYASPELVLGDVRNQNYTTDIYALGILLYRLLVGKLPFDGSQYEVLQQQLKHKVPVKFIQNKALAKVVKKASEKIQNRRYGSIAEFRVAIDAAANYKPTLWDTFGRYTIVACIFIMIGIGVWTYLNNESQPAPIAPTQRDRYNSALSLLNSNITDSVKLGFEKMTALAEEDYDSAKIEVGITYFAGTKSDLILQRRKNLGLNSSSINPLELVKTIKYISSVKDESVLTPEIHYILGSAYYSTDNQNIIPVISSFKIALDSLDAGKEASHGYDSKKLQEVLKYNIEQLKE; translated from the coding sequence ATGCTAATCAGGAAACTACAGGGACAATTAGAGAAACAAAATGGCATATATTATGAGTATGATGCCGATGTCACACCTATTGGAGAAGGTGGCATGGGTGTCGTATATTATGGGTTTCGTGTAGACGAAAGAACAGGTGCTCGTACAGAAGTCGCAATAAAAGCCTTGCATGACGATTTGCCGGAAGAGGTGTATGCAAGAGCAGAACGTGAAGCTTCCATCCAGTTACGCCATGACAATCTGGTTGAAATGTTAGGTTTGATTAGTATTTTTGAAACCAATCGGTGGGGAGAATCTATTTATCATCATTATGTTATCAGTGAGTTCCTGCACGGTATTGAATTATCAGATTTGTTGGTAGGACGTTTTAATAATAAGGCAAATGAAGATAACACCTTTGCGCGAGAACTATATAATAATTATTTAATAAACAGAGAAAGCACCTCTCTAGAAATAATCAGGCATATTTTGTCCGGTGTTTTGGCATTGCATGATAAAGGGTATATTCATCGCGATATAGATCCGAGTAATATCATGGTAACGAATGATGGTTGTATCAAACTCATTGATTTTGGTATCGCTAAAAATCTTAAATCATTAGGTTCCAGGGATAAACTAATGACTGCGGCAGGTAAATTTATAGGAAAGGCAGAGTATGCTTCTCCGGAATTGGTACTTGGTGATGTCCGAAATCAGAATTACACCACAGATATCTATGCCTTAGGTATTCTTCTCTATAGACTTTTAGTAGGTAAATTACCATTTGATGGAAGTCAATATGAAGTTTTACAACAGCAACTAAAACATAAAGTACCGGTAAAATTTATTCAAAACAAAGCATTAGCCAAAGTGGTTAAGAAAGCATCTGAAAAAATTCAAAACCGTAGATATGGTTCTATTGCCGAATTTCGTGTTGCAATAGATGCTGCTGCTAATTATAAACCAACCCTTTGGGATACTTTTGGAAGATATACTATAGTTGCCTGTATTTTCATTATGATAGGTATAGGCGTATGGACTTATTTAAATAATGAATCTCAACCTGCCCCTATCGCCCCTACGCAACGTGATAGATATAATAGTGCTTTATCTTTATTAAATTCCAATATTACCGATTCTGTAAAATTAGGATTTGAAAAAATGACCGCATTAGCAGAAGAAGATTATGATAGTGCCAAAATTGAGGTTGGAATAACTTATTTTGCCGGAACTAAAAGCGATTTAATTCTTCAAAGAAGAAAAAATCTAGGGCTTAATAGTTCTTCCATAAATCCCTTAGAATTGGTAAAAACTATAAAATATATATCTTCTGTAAAAGACGAGTCGGTTTTAACTCCTGAAATTCATTATATATTGGGAAGTGCCTATTATTCTACCGATAATCAAAATATCATCCCGGTTATAAGTTCTTTTAAAATAGCCTTGGATTCATTAGATGCAGGTAAAGAAGCTTCACACGGATATGATAGTAAAAAATTGCAAGAAGTATTGAAGTATAATATCGAGCAATTAAAAGAATAA
- the coaD gene encoding pantetheine-phosphate adenylyltransferase — protein MKKIALFPGTFDPFTIGHQSLVDRGLHLVDEIIIAIGINDKKLTYFPLEKRIKAIKCLYRNEPRINVLSYNSLTVDFAKEVGAQFILRGIRTVNDFEYEKSIADVNRKLAGIETFILFTEPEHTHISSSIVRELLRYGKDISLFVPKETELY, from the coding sequence ATGAAAAAAATAGCTTTATTCCCGGGGACTTTTGACCCCTTTACCATAGGACATCAATCATTAGTCGACCGGGGACTTCACCTGGTGGACGAAATTATTATCGCTATCGGTATTAATGATAAAAAATTGACTTACTTTCCTTTAGAAAAGCGGATTAAAGCTATTAAATGTCTATATCGGAATGAGCCTCGTATAAATGTACTTTCTTATAATTCTCTTACGGTAGATTTTGCCAAAGAAGTAGGAGCCCAATTTATTTTGAGGGGGATTCGTACAGTAAACGACTTCGAATACGAAAAAAGTATTGCAGATGTGAATCGAAAATTGGCCGGAATAGAAACATTTATCTTATTTACGGAACCGGAGCATACTCACATCAGTTCTTCTATCGTACGGGAGCTGCTACGGTACGGCAAAGACATTTCTTTGTTCGTTCCCAAAGAAACAGAACTTTATTAA
- a CDS encoding tyrosine-type recombinase/integrase yields the protein MATIKVKFRASSVETKEGTLYYQVIHKRIARQIKTDYHIFMKEWDEKSSRIRINDFIHKERKCYLISLQERMNWDVKRIEKIISQSLKDGTCTADAIVEKFRESVNGQLFFRFMKSIIIQLKRLNKERTAETYTATLNSFIRFRENNDVPLDEINSNLMMEYEAYLKIRGIAMNTISFYNRILRAVYNRAVENGLTEQRYPFKYVYTGIDKTVKRAIPLKAIKKIKALDLSLNPSLDFARDMFLFSFYTRGMSFIDIAYLQKSNLKNGILTYCRRKTGQKLSIKWEKCMQEIVDKYNVTTTEYLLPIITNRGTDKRKQYGNALHLINHKLKQLAKMAGLSVALTTYVSRHAWASIAKDKNIPLSIISESMGHDSESTTQIYLTSLDNSVIDKANELILKEL from the coding sequence ATGGCAACAATAAAAGTAAAATTTCGTGCTTCTTCTGTTGAAACGAAGGAAGGCACATTGTATTATCAAGTAATTCACAAACGAATAGCCCGTCAAATCAAGACAGATTACCACATCTTCATGAAAGAATGGGACGAAAAGTCTTCGCGAATAAGGATAAACGATTTTATCCATAAGGAACGGAAATGCTATCTTATTTCGTTACAGGAGCGCATGAATTGGGATGTAAAACGGATAGAAAAGATTATATCCCAATCACTAAAAGACGGAACATGTACGGCAGATGCAATCGTTGAGAAATTTCGTGAATCGGTGAACGGACAATTGTTCTTTCGATTCATGAAGAGTATTATCATCCAGCTAAAACGGTTGAACAAAGAACGAACGGCAGAAACCTATACGGCTACGCTCAACAGTTTTATACGCTTCAGGGAGAATAATGATGTCCCGTTAGATGAAATCAATTCGAATTTGATGATGGAATATGAGGCTTATTTAAAGATCCGAGGCATCGCAATGAACACCATTTCGTTCTATAACCGTATACTCCGTGCCGTGTATAACCGTGCCGTAGAAAATGGACTGACGGAGCAACGCTATCCATTTAAATACGTCTATACAGGAATAGATAAAACCGTCAAGCGGGCTATCCCATTGAAAGCAATCAAGAAAATCAAGGCTCTCGACTTGTCGCTGAATCCATCATTGGATTTCGCAAGAGATATGTTCCTTTTCTCTTTTTATACCCGAGGTATGTCATTTATAGATATCGCCTACCTTCAGAAATCCAACCTGAAAAACGGCATACTGACATACTGCCGTCGTAAGACCGGACAAAAACTCTCTATCAAATGGGAGAAATGTATGCAAGAGATTGTGGATAAGTACAACGTAACTACCACAGAATATTTATTACCGATAATAACCAATCGGGGTACAGACAAAAGAAAGCAGTATGGAAATGCCCTCCACCTCATCAATCATAAACTTAAACAACTCGCAAAAATGGCCGGTTTATCCGTGGCGCTTACAACTTACGTCAGCCGACATGCCTGGGCAAGTATTGCCAAAGACAAAAATATTCCATTGTCTATAATTAGCGAAAGCATGGGACACGATTCGGAGAGCACCACGCAAATTTATCTGACCTCGCTGGATAATTCGGTAATAGATAAAGCAAATGAACTAATCTTAAAAGAGTTATAG